The segment CAGAGATAATCTTGTTTTAAACAAGCCAACCAGGAGCCATCGCTGGGTTTCTAACCTGGTGTCTGACTCACCTCTAACCCAACCTCTCTTCCCTGCAGGACGGGGGCACCAGAGGGCGCCGCTGTGCTATTGAAGCAGACATGAAGATGAAGAAATAACCGGAGTCAAAGGGCAGTAGGTTGCCAATGAGACTTGATGTAGGGATTGGACGATTTAAACCAGAGAATGTTTGATGGAGTTGTTACTGTTCTGTGAAGTTAGTTGTTTGAGTTTAATCAGAGTTTTCGGGTCGCTGTCTGTCGGAATGGCGAGCAGGGCTGCAGTCCTGTGTACAGTTTAACTAACTTAAGTCTATGATTTGCATTTGAAGCCAGTACACTAGATTTACAGTTGCCACAAGTAACCAGCAGACACTGCAGCCCTGGAGTACTGAATCAgttttactactacagtactagtgACTGACTTGGGGCCCCATTGTGTTTTAGGATGTAGCCAACTGTAAAATATCCTGCAAGGAATTATGAGTCTACTGTATGTTAATGGGAGTACAAAAAAGTAGTACCTGAGTGTTGAACTTTATGTACAGTTTTATTTTCTTCCCCCATTTGTATGTTTTGTTGTTCAACTGTTTATTAAAAGTAAGAGAATTGAAAACAATGGAAGTGTCCGTAACTTTGACAGACCTAAGTTGAGACCTTCAGTTCTTAGGGTATAGACTAATCATTGGTGATTCTGACAGCTGTTTTGATTGAAAGAGTATGGAAACCCTGAAAAGAATACTGTGCAAAAACATTCACATTTCTCAGTTTAACAATACTGCAACAGTCGGACACAGGGTGCTTCCACATCCAGCATGAGATTTCCATGGTTTTACAAAAGACAATCAAGCAATTGTTTCGAACAGAAATGTGCACAAAATATAAAACCTGTCAGAGTTAGATTGTACCATACTTGGTAACATATTTCACCCCCTGCTATAACCAGCAAGGTAACATGCATTCTGTGCTCTTTTCTATGTCAACTGAAATTTCAGCAGTACAAAACATATAGGGTATCCAGTCCTTCCTTTTCAAACACTACAAAATTATCTCTTTTCACAATTGAACTGACTGTTCTTCAGTGATATTACAGTGCAAAATGTTCATTTATTTCAACTCTCCAATACAGTAGTGTACACTAACATATATTTAGTTCACTGAAAAAATACAGtggtgcaacagctttttctccTAACTGGAATGTCGAGAATTATAGGCCACATGTTGATTCCTGATAAGAAATTGTCTCAGCAGAATTCATGTATGACAGGGCTCGCGGAGGAATACAATTTCTTCTTGACCAGCCGGTACTGGGGTCGTAGTTTCAACACCTTGTCGGTAACGAATATGTGCTTGAGAGGCGGCCAACAGTCTTTGTCCAGCTTGAACACGACGGACAGCTCGAAAGTAGGAGTGACAGTCGGGTCGGGTGTTATAGTGCCCAGCATTTGCAGCTGTTGGCCCAGTTGTGTCTCCAAATAGACCTGTATGAATGCCCCGCGGAGCCCGCACGGCTCTCCCGCTGAGGAACGCACCACATCCAGGGCAACGTTGGCGGTCAGCGGGCGGGGAAGCAGCAGTATCCGGCACCGCAGACTCGATTCTTTAGCTTCAGAGAGACAACGCACTAACTGCCTGGTCATGTCCTGCTGGAGTATTCTCTCTTCACAGTCGAGAGCCGTTTCAGAGTCCAGACCTGGAAAAGAGAATGGTGTGTTGATATCAATATTGCTGATGAACCAGGAGTTGAAGTTGTACAGCCTATACTTTAGTATTGCAGACATTTGGCAGGGGCTATATTTAGGCCTTATATCTATATATGCCAAGACTATTTGACCTACTTAGTTATTCAGGCTATTCAAGAACATTGCAACATTACATTTCAAACCATCttaaaaatgttattttgatgATTAGTCCTAAACACGTTGCACTATAGATTTCGAATATTACATACTTAGTAACATTGTAATAGGGAATTTATTTTCATCGTAAAAATAAGGCAATGTATCAGCCACTTGAAACTAGAGGAGAGAGCTCAGGTCAAGTAACTTTTAGAACAGATCATCAGCTGATAGTCATGAGCTGTCGGCTACAGTAAACTATCTGGCTGCATCAGCTGCATTGTATCACGGCAGGCTACTGTGGCCGCTTGGAAAATACATGTTACGCCAggcaacagatacatataccaaaGTTGCCAAGGATTACAAAGTAAAAATAGTTGTTTCCATTATGGTCCTCTACAAATTTTGTCAAAAGGCCTATAAATTCACCAAAGTTAAATGGAATGGTTATCAAAAGCCATTATTTAGTACAGTACATCTGATGAAATACATACTTAGATTTCAGAACAGAGACTTACTTGAGTTTATTTCCTTGATGAATTCAGAACTTTCAATGCTGCCTCGACGCACATATTTTTTGTCGCTCGAAGTAATTTGACAGAGAAACTTTCTCATCAGTTCGACAATGTTATCCTCTTCAGACACAATCGGAATTCCGTGTCCGAGGACCAAAGCCGGGGTATAGACCATTTTGATTGTCTCTCTATCTCCAATACTCCACTCAGTGATACACGTTTTCTGTCTATTCTCTCCATGTAGAAGTCAGTTGATTGTAGTCATTGGAACTGTCACTGTGTTTAAATAGTACTCCTTGGTTGCGTCAGCTGAGTTTGATCGCGTGTGGGACCGCCTCCTTGGTTACCATAGCAGCGCGACGGCGAGCAACTGCTGAACAGGGTTGAATCAGCCTCACGCAACATGCCTAGACGTTGCATTggctggctactcaatactgatAATATCACCTCTTTTATCCAGTATTCTGTCTTCTGTGCAATGAATGCTATTAGACAGGTATATTGTTAGGTTATCAAGAAAATAAAAATGAACAATTACTCATATTTAGAACAAATTGTTTTATTTTGTTCTAAACAAAGATTATTCTGATCTCATAATGTATTTTCAACTGATGACAGAATTATGGATACCTAATTTAGGCCTAAAAAGGAAGCCCCCTAAAAATGATCGTATTGGATATTGGAAATGGTTGTCTTGATCCCCTTTTGATGAATCCTTTCATAAGTATGTCACCTGTAGGTTCTGGAATACACTGGAAAACCCTCACTAGCCACTAGCCTTACCTGGGCTGAGTCACAGGTGAATCACATCACATGGCCTGATACTCACTGACCAGGCAGGAAGTGGATTTCCCCTGAACCTTGGATCTTCCCTTCctgctctcctcttcctgtttcccTCTCACCCTGGGCCCTTTCAACACTCACAAAAGTGTTTCAGACATGGGGAAATGAATGCGTATCTGGAAGAGTCAATGTTTTCTCACCAAACAACTCTTGGGCAAACAACTCCATAGTCCCTCTTGAGTGACTCAGtggcctaaggcactgcatcacagcacAAGAGGtgccactacagtccctggttcaaatccaggctgtatcacatctggctgtgattggaagTCCATTGGGTGGCGCACAATAGGCCCAGCGTCGtcggggtttggccggggtaggctgtcattgtaaataagaatttgttcttaactaacttgctgGGTTAAATAAAATAGAAAGTGTGTGTTGTGGGTATTGGAAATGAAAAAACAAGTCTCATGCTATATATATAGACTTATGTGTTATTTTTAAACTCACATGTTGGACCTGTTCAGAATATATGGCTAGATCTGTGCCCCAGGAAGGAGTCTGACTGTAAAACAGTTCAGTTATGAGTCACAGAAAGGGACTTTTCCCCTTTGTGACTATACCTGTACACCAGCCTATCATCTTCAGCCCTGCCCAGATCATGTGAGGATCTGGCTACCATTATGACATCAGACCAGTAAAGAGGGAGTTTGCTGTCTTTCTATGGAAGTGAAGGGAAACCACATATGTGTTGGTCTGTGGGGCTTGCCACTGTGTCTGGCTAGGCTGATGCAGACAGCCACTCTGCTTGCATTtcccatgtgtttgtgtgtgagtgcgtgtgtccatgtttgtgtgtgtttgttcacagATATCAGCTTCCTCATCAGATTGAGAACAGGTATTCACAGGTTCTCAAATGATTTACCTAATTAAGTAAATTAATCAAATGCACCATGTATCACTGATGTGCCCTATTTCCGTCACAACGTTTTATCCTCCAAGCATATTCAGTGGTTGAGACACTCTGAAACTGCTCATATCTATTCAAAGTCAGTCCAGAACACCCAGACCAGTCCCAGACTCAGTCACCTGCTTCCTAGATCAGGCATGGTCTATcaccaggtcaacattcacaaggacgcagggccagacggattaccaggacgtgtactccgagcatgcgctgaccaactggcaagtgtcttcaatgacattttcaatctctccctgtctgagtctgtaataccaacctgtttcaagcagaccaccatagtccctgtgcccaagaacactaaggtaacctgcctaaatgactaccgaccctggcactcacgtctgtagccatgaagtgatttgaaaggctagacccactagacccacagaaacactagacccactccaatttgcataccaccctaacagatccacagatgatgcaatctctattgcactccacattgccctttcccacctggacaaaaggaactcctacgtgagaatgctattcattgactacagctcagcgttcaacaccatagttccctcaaagctcatcactaagctaaggacccagggactaaacacctccctctgcaactggatcctggacttcctgacgggccgcccccaggtggtaacagatctgccacgctgatcctcaacacagagcctcctcaggggtgcgtgctcagtcccctcctgtactccctgttcacacatgactgcatggccaagcacgactctaacaccatcattaagttttccgacgacacaacagtggtcggcctgatcacagacaacaataatacagcctatagggaggacgtcagagatctggcagtgtggtgccaggataacagcCTCTCccacaaacacaccaagacagttgtaaagagggcatgacaacacctattccccgtcagaagactgaaaagacttggcatgggtcctcagatcctcaaaaagttacacagctgcaccatcgagagcatcctgactggttgcatcaccacctgctatggcaacagctcggcctccgaccgcaaggcactacagagggtagtgcgtatggcccagtacatcactgtgatcaagcttcctgccatccaggacctctataccaggcggtgtcagaggaaggccccaaaaattgtcaaagacaccagccatcccagtcatagactgttctctctgctattgcacggcaagcagtaccggagcgccaagtctagttccaaaaggcttcttaacagcttctacccccaagccaaaagactcccgaacagctaatcaaatggctacccagactttttGCATTGTTCCCACccccatttttacactgctgctactctctgtttattatctatgcattgtcactttacctctacctacatgatGCCcacatacattgactctgtaccggtaccccctgtataaagcctcgcctttgttattttattgttgctccttaattttttttatttgttcaACAAATAAAATCTTGCTTCAGttcattttagtaaatactttccagaatattttttttttaattgaacaaaaataaaacaagtaagggcttgtaagtaagcatttcactgtaaggtctacacctgttgcattcggcacatgtgacaaataacatttgatttgacacacacacacacacacacacacacacacacacacacacacacacacacacacacacacacacacacacacacacacacacacacacacacacacaaacagggaaTACTGGGATTAGGCAATTCAGTGCAACAACCCAAAAAATCTGCAAATGGGTTTATAGATTGTGCACACATTTGGCCACGTGTGCACGTGTTGGGCTTTTCcacattatttttgtattttccaGAGCTTTTTAACCACTCACTGTTGATTCACTATTTGACCACATGGTGGTGCCAGTGTAATGCATTTCACTTTGGGATAGTGTTTGAGAAGGTGACTGACTGTAAGGTAATccctacctacctgtctattctCGTCCAATAGGCTGTAGACACTGTGCTTGTAGACACGCCCCCTGACCCCTGCTCTGTCATCTCTGTGTTAGGGAGGTTGTCATAGAAACGGATGTTGGTGTCTTTCATCCTCCAGCTTGTGAGCGATGTTGGcgttgagagggaggaggattAGGAGCTTTCTGGAACCCCTGGTCTCAAACGGACCTGCCGTGTGTAAGGCACGGAATTCTGCTATAGAACCCTCCAACCCTACcacaaaaatacagataaacGAATACACACAGCTGACATGATACAgtatttgttacgttacagaaaaAAGCTTAATAAATGCCCCTGTAAAAATAAGTACAGCCTTCTCTCTGACTGTTCGTTGTGATTAATCAACATCAAATCCAGAGGTTATGATTTTCTTTGTGTTTGAGCTAATGGTAGTCTACTTACGAGGCAACACCAGGTTGAGGTAGCCCAGGTGGAAAGACCAAGCCAGGCCATGAGCCACATTCATCTTCCTCTCCTCACAAATCTCTGACACTTCCACTTCAGACGGACCCTGGAtatgggagagagaaacaacaaccAGGAAATAACCAGAATTACTCACAGGCAGACATGCAGGGAATCTGGTATAAAAATATTTACTGGGATTTACTGAAACCACAACCATGATGAGCAATCAAAAACCCCAACTCTGGTGAGCTAACAAGAATCACTCTAGCACACAGTCAGCATTTTACAGCAGCATGTAAGCTACAATATCGTTCAGTATAATTGGCTTCAGGAAGCTAAACTATGTTATTAGTGGCTTAAAGGAGAGGGTTTGGAGACCCACACCAGACTGATGATTAAAACCATCCTTGAGACCAGGGTTGGGtttaattccatttcaattccagtcaatgcAGACAGTAAAACTAATACCAATTCCAAATTGTCCTCATTGTAAAGCATTCAAAATAACTAGAATTGGAACTTCAGGGTACATCCTGAATTtaatggaattgaaatggaattccCCCCAACCCTGCTGGAGACACACAGGGTCCTGTGTTGGTTCATATTGTGTGTGAGAGTTCCAGATCAGGCTCTTGTTATCTCACCAGTACTCCCAGGGTGTTGAGTAGAGGGTAGAGGCCAAAGGCCAAGATCACCATGCTCCACTGGTCTCTCCAGGGCTGTGGCTCGGTCAGGCCCAACAGCAGCACTGCCAACCCCACACCCAGGAGagtatacacacccacacaggctGTCACCATCTGACCCAGCCTCCCACCACGGTACCTGGGTAgatagagaggtgagagaaggagagaaggggaggtagagagggaggcaggtaatatgtaaatatttatctatttatttggCTACCATGTTTTGTGAGTATGAGTATGACTATGAGTATGGAAGTTAAGTTCCCTCACCGGGTAGTTGCATGATGAAGACATTCCTGTAAGAGAAGAAACACTCCATGCAGCGAGGGCCCCACAGTCAGGATGAGTATCGCTGCTGCAACGTGTCTGAAGAAGCTCTCAGGCTCCAAAACCAAGATGGCCGTCATCACCACAGTAGCCAATCCTATCGCACCGGCTTTGTGTAGACTCCCACGAGGCTGAGGGACCagactctcctcccctcccaacTGTTGCATCTGAGGAACAGACATAACAGCACCATGACTAAGTATGAGAGATATAACATAAAAATAATCAGTAAACACCTGTTCCTTTTGTAATTTTCACAACTTCTTGAAAGGTTGCCTTCTTGAAAGGCATTTCAACAGCCATAATCATGAACTAAGTGCCTTGCGTTATATGGGCATTGAATTGGTGAAGGCCATGTAGGGGAGGAGATAGGGATACATTACTTCTCTAAAGAGAGACCTATTGGATAGACCGCTTGTGCACACTTGCCCCGGCAGGCCTTAATGAGGAATGTTATTTTTCTTGTTGTTTGTAGTATGTTATCAATAGGCCAAACACTTTGGTAATGACATCCTAATGTAAttgtattgtgtgtctgtgtcacaccctgatcagtttcacctgtcttCGTGCTTGTCTCCAGACcgcaccaggtgtctcccatctccccccATTATCCCTTGTGCATATatactgtttgtctgttgccagttcgtcttgtcccaTCAAGTCCTACCAGCGTGTTCCCGTGTTTCCTGTGCTCTAGTTTTTGTTTTTCCTAGTCTTTCCAATTCTaacctttctgcctgtcctgatccTGCCTGACTCTGGATTAGGACTTTTTCCCTGCCTTGACTtaccttttgcctgccccttgtacTATAATAAACTCTGATACTCgtactatccgcctcctgtgtctgcatctgagtCTTAGCCTGAGCCGTGATACTATGCATCTTTCTTACATTGTCATGTTTCCCCcacagctctctctctgctgggatCTCTTGATTGGGCCAATACTGACTGTGAATGTAGAAATATGCCCACCTGTGAGGTCTTCTTGTTGTGACATTGATTGCCATTGCCTTGCACGCTGAAGAAGGGCTCATACTGTATGTCAATTTAAGTTTATTTACCGGAGTGCTGTCCTATTTCTGGTCTTTGGATAATATATCAGGATCCAGCACCCGATTTAAGTTTATAAAGTCAAACACGTTGTTTATCTTTTCCTTGTCCAGTATTgtgcaagtgtaacggatgtgaaatggctagctagttagcgggtacgcgctagtagcatttcaatcagttacgtcacttgctctgagacttaagtagtgttgccccttgctctgcaagggccgcggcttttgtggagcgatgggtaacgatgcttcgtggttgactgttgttgatgtgtgcagagggtccctggttcgcgcccgtgtcggggcgaggggacgacgtaaagttatactgttacattggtgccgtgacccggatcactggttgctgcggaaaaggaggaggttgaaaggggggtgagtgtaacggatgtgaaatggctagctagttagcgggtacgcgctagtagcatttcaatcagttacgtcacttgctctgagacttaagtagtgttgccccttgctctgcaagggccgcggcttttgtggagcgatgggtaacgatgcttcgtggttgactgttgttgatgtgtgcaaagggtccctggttcgcgcccgtgtcggggcgaggggacgacgtaaagttatactgttacacaatgTTGGCATAGCAACCAAAGACACATTCTCACATTACTACACAATGGAAAGCCTGATCTTCTGGTCCTCAAGTCAACTACAGGTGAGCAATTCATACAATTGGCCAGTGCATGCCTGCATGGGGTAAGACTGGGAATATGACTATCATTAATAAAATAATATGGCTAATCTACTTAAAGGAATactttcagatttttgcaatgaggccctttatctacttgccagactcagatgaactcgtggataccatttttatgtctctgtgtccagtatgaaggaagttagaggtacagtagtttcacaagccaatgctaactagcgttagtgcaATAACACCCATAGAATTCCAGTCGTTGCACTAAGGCTAGTTAGCACTGGCTTGTAAAACTACCTAACTTCCTCTAGCTTGCTCGGCTCTATACCTGCCATATGAAATCtgctataaaaaaaataaaaaagcaaatgTTCAATTAATTCACAAGTCCATCCGACTCTGTGGAAGTAGATTAAGGACCTCATTGCCAAAaccccaaagtatccctttaagagaaACCCTCAGCCTGCTTTGCTTTGCATTGTATAAAGTGGGAAGGAAGAGGACCATCTTTATATTAGAATTAGATTGAAGGAAATAAGAATTATAGTCCAGTAAAACCCATGAACTATTAAATGGTGCCCTGATGTTACCCGTGCACTTCAGAGTAGTGAAAACGACCCACAATACATACATAATCTCCATGACTACATTCTTATACCACATATTACATTTGGAGACTATCactgattcaaatcaaatcaaattgtattagtaacatgcgccgaatagaacaggtgtagacctcacagtgacacGCTCACTTACGAACCCCTAACCAACGATGCAGTTTAAAAacatacggataagaataagaaatacaaGTAACAGGTAATTAAAGAGCATTCATTCATATATTCACAATAAATACATATCTCAATGAGGGAATTGCTATCCTATATTCAGATCTAGACACTGAATCATTTGAAGGTCCAGTTGAAATGCAGAAAACatgatttattttacatttttcatgTAGCTTATCTGTTGAGGCTTACCTTTTTATGTTTTGAATGATCCCAGTTCCAGAATACAGAACAACAGAGACAATTCCAGATTGAAAGAGATTAAAATAGATGTGTGTTGATAGAAAATCAGATGAATAGAGATTATAAATC is part of the Salvelinus fontinalis isolate EN_2023a chromosome 6, ASM2944872v1, whole genome shotgun sequence genome and harbors:
- the LOC129858327 gene encoding DNA damage-inducible transcript 4-like protein, translating into MVYTPALVLGHGIPIVSEEDNIVELMRKFLCQITSSDKKYVRRGSIESSEFIKEINSSLDSETALDCEERILQQDMTRQLVRCLSEAKESSLRCRILLLPRPLTANVALDVVRSSAGEPCGLRGAFIQVYLETQLGQQLQMLGTITPDPTVTPTFELSVVFKLDKDCWPPLKHIFVTDKVLKLRPQYRLVKKKLYSSASPVIHEFC